Proteins from a genomic interval of Natronorubrum sediminis:
- a CDS encoding CaiB/BaiF CoA transferase family protein, whose amino-acid sequence MLDLTQSVAGPVSTQFLGMLGANVVKVEPPEGDAFRNLLDGAIFASVNLAGKRSVCLDLKSETGQAAAQELAEEADVVVESFRPGVVEKFGLDYESVAETNEDVVYLSLTGFGQDGPYSEWPAYDPIIQSMSGLMSTIGYKDRPPVRIGASVIDWGTGTTAAFLLSSALLDRERTGKGEHIDVNLFEVATAWMGYWVAHYTGTGEVAERSGTGFAGMAPNEVFHAANEEPFYLSVVNDHFYKRLCKTIDREDLITDERFETNDRRWENRTELREILNDEFSDYERAELCEQLASAGVPTGPLQHTDELVEDPHVAARNMLTDSHNICTDTEVKTANPPFSTTSGRPDLGDRPPKQGEHTRAVLEELGYSGDQIERMIEAGTAGPTDESE is encoded by the coding sequence GTGCTCGACTTGACACAATCAGTCGCAGGTCCGGTATCGACCCAGTTCCTCGGTATGCTCGGCGCGAACGTCGTCAAAGTCGAACCACCAGAAGGAGACGCGTTTCGTAACTTACTGGACGGAGCAATTTTCGCGTCGGTCAACCTCGCCGGCAAGCGGAGCGTCTGTCTCGACCTGAAGAGCGAGACAGGGCAGGCGGCGGCACAGGAACTCGCCGAGGAAGCCGACGTCGTCGTAGAGAGCTTCCGACCCGGCGTCGTCGAGAAGTTCGGGCTCGATTACGAGTCTGTCGCTGAAACCAACGAGGACGTGGTGTACCTGTCGCTCACCGGCTTCGGTCAGGACGGTCCATACTCTGAGTGGCCCGCGTACGATCCGATCATCCAGTCGATGAGTGGACTGATGTCCACGATCGGATACAAGGACCGACCGCCCGTTCGTATTGGTGCGAGCGTGATCGATTGGGGCACCGGTACGACTGCGGCGTTCCTCCTCTCATCGGCGCTTCTCGACCGGGAGAGAACGGGTAAAGGTGAACATATCGACGTCAACCTGTTCGAGGTCGCGACCGCCTGGATGGGCTACTGGGTCGCACACTACACCGGCACTGGCGAAGTCGCCGAGCGATCCGGCACCGGGTTTGCCGGAATGGCCCCCAACGAGGTGTTTCACGCCGCAAACGAGGAGCCGTTCTATCTCAGCGTCGTCAACGACCACTTCTACAAGCGGTTGTGCAAAACCATCGACCGGGAAGATCTCATCACCGACGAACGGTTCGAGACGAACGATCGGCGCTGGGAGAACCGCACCGAACTTCGCGAAATCTTGAACGACGAGTTCAGCGACTACGAGCGGGCGGAACTCTGCGAACAACTCGCCTCCGCTGGTGTTCCGACCGGCCCGCTACAGCACACCGACGAACTCGTCGAAGATCCACACGTCGCCGCTCGAAACATGCTTACCGACTCTCACAACATCTGTACGGATACGGAAGTCAAAACGGCGAACCCACCATTCAGCACGACCAGCGGACGTCCCGACCTCGGTGACCGTCCACCTAAACAGGGGGAACACACCCGCGCCGTACTCGAGGAACTCGGCTACTCGGGCGACCAGATCGAGCGCATGATTGAAGCCGGTACTGCAGGACCGACCGACGAAAGCGAGTAA